One segment of Solanum stenotomum isolate F172 chromosome 1, ASM1918654v1, whole genome shotgun sequence DNA contains the following:
- the LOC125857464 gene encoding mavicyanin-like — translation MGFFRKPILLVMLVVMMSTLGSTTAAVYEVGDSSGWTFNYNYEQWAASKHFQLGDVLIFNYDPHFHNVRQVDKKNYNDCTDHNPLASFNTGSDTLTLETPGLYYFMCDIPGHCASGLRFQIKIDMPRVLPPDPETPPPPSPDPNKSFPNIPGYPAKNPATSSNAGSLFKCTWSCKDMLLTLFFVSSMSLSMV, via the exons ATGGGTTTCTTTAGAAAACCAATATTGCTGGTCATGTTGGTAGTGATGATGTCTACCTTGGGATCTACTACGGCGGCTGTGTATGAAGTTGGTGATTCTTCGGGATGGACTTTCAACTACAACTATGAACAATGGGCCGCTTCTAAGCATTTTCAACTTGGCGATGTTCTCA TTTTCAATTACGATCCACACTTTCACAACGTAAGGCAAGTAGACAAGAAGAACTACAACGATTGCACAGATCATAACCCATTGGCTAGCTTCAACACGGGCAGTGATACACTCACACTCGAAACACCGGGCTTATACTACTTTATGTGTGATATTCCTGGTCATTGTGCATCGGGACTCagatttcaaatcaaaattgatATGCCAAGGGTTCTACCCCCGGATCCAGAAAcacctcctcctccttctcctgaTCCTAATAAGAGTTTTCCTAATATTCCTGGTTATCCCGCTAAAAATCCTGCTACGTCTAGCAATGCTGGTTCATTAttcaagtgtacgtggtcgtgCAAGGACATGTTATTGACATTGTTTTTTGTTAGCTCTATGTCTTTAAGCATGGTTTAG